The segment CAGTACACGCTCGACAAGCTGCGCGGGCCGCAGTCGCTGGATGATCTGGTTGCCGCCGGGTATTTTCGGAGAATCCCGAACGATATTACCGAGAAGAAGAATACCTGGCAAGTGGAATACGAAGACGTCTTGCTCAGCCCGGACCAAACCGAGACGGGCATCGTGGATGTGCATTCGGGTTCAGACGCAGTATCCTCGGAAGGTACTCCCTATAGCTCCTGGTAGCTGGCTTGTTCAAGAATAAATCGTGATTGGCACTTTCATTTTGCTGTTTTCCCCCTCTATGTTTCCGAGGCCTGTTTGCTGATTTTTCTATTTCGGCTTTCCGGTCAGCGGCCGTCGGGGTTGCGGAAAGGGAGAGAATCGAATACTATCGGGCTGCGGGGTGGAGCAGTCTGGTAGCTCGTTGGGCTCATAACCCAAAGGTCGGTGGTTCAAATCCACCCCCCGCAACCAGCACTAATAAAGCAGAGGCCGAGCGCAGAGTT is part of the Candidatus Acidiferrales bacterium genome and harbors:
- a CDS encoding prepilin-type N-terminal cleavage/methylation domain-containing protein, with amino-acid sequence MQRRSSRRGFTLLELMVVITIIVILISIAIPQFQRSIRRSREAVLRQNLTAMRVAIDQYTLDKLRGPQSLDDLVAAGYFRRIPNDITEKKNTWQVEYEDVLLSPDQTETGIVDVHSGSDAVSSEGTPYSSW